From the Pseudoalteromonas tunicata genome, one window contains:
- a CDS encoding ligand-binding sensor domain-containing diguanylate cyclase, with translation MIKTLVYFCLFLSVSCFASINDYVVKKWSTSDGLASQSLTSIVQDRQGYIWVGTQFGLSRFDGMNFTNFSTANAEFLQSNAISKLQLDQDGMLWIGSKSGLVRLDPRSFDYATFNVNGGVHDILADKEGRIWIAANGLYLFFNEKFIPINQLLANSEAPVWPNDDGSRTQKKLVGRIIGSVSKMALSPQGIWLVNERNLLRLTYQLSSKSSVKLEITAKVALPDSLAQTIVTDLAWLEGNLFLASEAGAYKLDVDEELRAIAIPYAIKKATYKIMSDSDGGIWASTEGRLSYRDPSGDWEGVDSLELAQTWFNDIMRDRNNNIWLASSSDGLWQAHKGLVNRHATLAEIKEPIDAVTLSPRNVLWVASRSGIGFYNDDKVFVTTINSVDYQNAKVQSLYFDNDRLFINTDSGLFIYDPEGVHRPTERVLRTNSINSINRSADGSLWFGTERGLYRLGYNGLKSFIHNAKLGSNKITYQLISDNYNWLGTTKGAYVFSDKGIDPIATSTALANASISSMLELPDHVILIGTMTNGLFYRSLDNEWHQLDASNGLPYGSILSLHYDEKYQHIWVSNLKGVYRMPAAQFSQKISNIQIEQVLSSFDRQLDGKLSQCCAGKGQNAVADTGDSLWYPSLQGLIEIPKDIELFGQAILEPIVESISTTNQDHRVKDGSATIDLDARDLTINYSAIDFYAPNSLEFRYQLVNFDKSWRFANRRREAIYTNLPPGVFTFELEVKRQSMTWEQAVKTHLTIKIAKRFDETIYFRLLIVSLFITLLYVVFLIYRNQERRKQLELEKQVESRTTELTETNNKLNLANSQLKQVSHSDELTGLRSRRFLFDQLPKDIEHYQRNRESLEEQGKALALVIVNLDEFSRINDAYGPIFGDSCLQQVATLLIGKTQGSDYVVRWSGDEFLLLLRDMKRNAIDDYTKNLCRTISDHKFKLPNGKTVHLSSSLGWAFYPLPLLGGQIIGWETSINLADLALHKVKERGRNGVATFTFDDQIDAFEFEDNEIIEKQLADLLDTQLAKLHIWMQERWSMKI, from the coding sequence GTGATTAAAACGTTAGTCTATTTTTGCCTCTTTTTGAGTGTCAGCTGCTTTGCTTCTATCAATGATTATGTCGTTAAGAAGTGGAGCACCAGTGATGGACTAGCGTCACAATCATTGACAAGTATTGTGCAAGATCGGCAAGGCTATATTTGGGTGGGGACCCAGTTTGGCCTGAGTCGATTTGACGGCATGAATTTTACTAATTTTAGCACTGCTAATGCTGAGTTTTTACAGAGTAATGCGATAAGCAAACTTCAGCTCGATCAAGATGGCATGCTTTGGATTGGTAGTAAAAGTGGTTTAGTCAGGCTCGATCCTCGTTCGTTTGATTACGCTACATTTAACGTCAATGGTGGAGTCCATGATATTTTGGCTGATAAAGAAGGCCGAATTTGGATTGCAGCAAATGGTCTATATCTCTTTTTCAACGAAAAATTTATACCTATTAACCAACTGCTCGCCAATAGCGAAGCACCTGTCTGGCCTAATGACGATGGCAGCCGCACTCAAAAAAAATTAGTTGGCCGTATCATTGGTTCTGTCAGTAAGATGGCGCTATCGCCTCAAGGCATTTGGCTGGTTAATGAGCGAAATTTATTACGACTAACCTATCAACTCAGTTCAAAATCATCAGTAAAGCTTGAGATCACCGCCAAGGTGGCACTTCCTGACAGTTTAGCGCAAACCATAGTCACGGATTTAGCTTGGCTTGAAGGCAATTTGTTTTTAGCATCAGAAGCAGGCGCTTACAAGCTCGATGTGGATGAAGAACTGCGCGCGATTGCAATTCCTTATGCGATTAAAAAAGCCACTTATAAAATTATGAGTGACTCAGATGGTGGTATCTGGGCTTCAACCGAAGGTCGGTTAAGTTATCGCGACCCATCAGGTGATTGGGAAGGTGTTGATTCATTAGAGCTTGCGCAGACTTGGTTTAACGACATTATGCGCGATCGCAATAATAATATTTGGCTAGCCAGCTCAAGTGATGGTTTGTGGCAGGCCCATAAAGGATTGGTGAACCGCCATGCGACGCTTGCTGAAATAAAAGAGCCAATTGATGCAGTTACCTTATCGCCTAGAAATGTGCTCTGGGTTGCGAGTCGCTCAGGTATTGGTTTTTACAACGACGATAAGGTATTTGTGACAACCATTAATAGTGTTGATTATCAAAACGCTAAAGTACAAAGTTTGTATTTTGATAATGATCGTTTGTTCATTAATACTGATAGCGGCCTCTTTATTTACGACCCTGAAGGAGTGCATCGTCCAACGGAGCGGGTGCTTCGTACTAATTCAATTAATTCTATAAATCGTTCTGCTGACGGCTCATTGTGGTTTGGCACTGAGCGTGGTTTGTATCGACTTGGTTATAACGGCTTAAAATCGTTTATTCATAATGCAAAGTTGGGTAGTAATAAAATTACCTATCAATTAATTAGCGATAATTATAATTGGCTTGGGACTACAAAAGGTGCGTATGTTTTCAGTGATAAAGGGATTGATCCTATTGCAACCTCAACCGCACTTGCAAATGCAAGTATCTCGAGCATGCTGGAATTGCCTGATCATGTAATATTGATTGGTACTATGACTAATGGCTTATTTTATCGCAGTTTAGATAATGAATGGCACCAACTTGATGCTTCAAATGGTTTACCTTATGGCTCAATTTTAAGCTTACATTACGATGAAAAATATCAGCATATTTGGGTCAGTAACTTAAAAGGCGTTTATCGAATGCCTGCGGCGCAATTTAGCCAAAAAATTAGCAATATTCAAATTGAACAAGTACTTAGCTCATTTGACCGTCAATTAGATGGAAAATTAAGTCAGTGTTGTGCTGGTAAAGGACAAAATGCGGTCGCTGATACTGGGGATTCTTTGTGGTACCCAAGTTTGCAGGGCTTGATAGAAATTCCTAAAGACATTGAGTTATTTGGTCAGGCTATTTTAGAGCCGATAGTTGAAAGTATTAGTACTACAAATCAAGATCATAGAGTTAAAGATGGTAGTGCAACTATTGATCTTGATGCCCGAGATTTAACAATTAATTATTCAGCAATAGATTTTTATGCTCCCAATAGCTTGGAGTTTCGTTACCAATTAGTTAATTTTGATAAGTCATGGCGCTTTGCTAATCGTCGCCGAGAAGCAATTTATACCAATTTACCGCCAGGAGTATTTACTTTTGAACTAGAAGTAAAGCGTCAAAGTATGACTTGGGAACAAGCAGTAAAAACGCACCTTACAATTAAAATTGCAAAACGTTTCGATGAAACCATTTATTTTAGGCTGCTTATTGTTAGTTTATTTATCACTTTGTTATATGTTGTTTTTCTGATTTACCGTAATCAAGAACGGCGAAAACAGCTTGAACTTGAAAAACAGGTTGAATCACGTACCACAGAGCTCACTGAAACCAATAACAAGCTTAACTTGGCAAACTCACAGTTAAAACAGGTGAGTCATTCTGATGAGCTTACAGGCCTTCGCAGCAGGCGTTTCTTATTTGATCAGTTACCAAAAGATATTGAGCATTATCAACGTAACCGCGAAAGTTTAGAAGAGCAAGGTAAAGCATTAGCCTTAGTGATTGTAAACCTTGATGAGTTTAGTCGAATTAATGATGCCTATGGCCCTATCTTTGGTGATAGTTGTTTGCAACAAGTTGCGACTTTATTAATAGGTAAAACACAAGGTTCTGATTATGTAGTGCGTTGGAGTGGTGACGAGTTTTTATTATTACTGCGTGATATGAAACGTAATGCAATTGATGATTATACTAAAAACCTATGCCGTACTATTTCAGATCATAAATTTAAATTACCTAATGGTAAAACAGTTCATTTATCAAGTTCATTAGGCTGGGCATTTTATCCACTGCCATTGCTAGGTGGGCAAATTATAGGTTGGGAAACCTCAATTAATTTGGCTGATTTAGCGTTGCATAAAGTTAAAGAGCGGGGACGCAACGGGGTGGCAACGTTTACTTTTGATGATCAGATTGATGCCTTTGAGTTTGAAGATAATGAAATTATCGAAAAACAACTTGCTGATTTACTCGATACCCAATTGGCGAAATTGCATATCTGGATGCAAGAACGCTGGTCGATGAAAATTTAA